GCGCATGGCGATGCCGTCGAGCTTGCCCTTGAGCTGCGGGAGGACCAGGGCGGTGGCCTTGGCGGCACCGGTCGTGGTCGGGATGATGTTCTCCGCGGCGGCGCGGGCGCGGCGCAGGTCCTTGTGCGGGAAGTCGAGGATGCGCTGGTCGTTGGTGTACGCGTGGACCGTCGTCATGAGGCCCTTGACGATGCCGAAGTTCTCGTCGAGGACCTTGGCCATCGGTGCGACACAGTTGGTGGTGCAGGACGCGTTGGAGATGACGTCGTGCTGCGCGGCGTCGTACTTGTCCTGGTTGACGCCCATGACGATGGTGATGTCCTCGTCGGTGGCCGGAGCCGAGATGAGGACCTTCTTGGCGCCGCCGGCGAGGTGCTTCGCGGCGTCGGCCTTCTTGGTGAAGATGCCGGTCGACTCGATGACGATGTCGACGCCCAGGTCGCCCCAGGGAATGTCGGCCGGGTCGCGCTCGGACAGCACCTTGATGGTGTGACCGTCGACGGTGATGGTGTCGGCGGTGTGGGTCACCTCGGCCTTGAGGCGGCCCAGGATGGTGTCGTACTTCAGCAGGTGCGCGGTGGTCGCGGTGTCACCCAGGTCGTTGACAGCCACGATCTCGATGTCAGCACCCTGCTCAAGGAGCGCGCGGAAATAGTTCCGGCCGATGCGGCCAAAGCCGTTGATGCCTACGCGGATCGTCACGAACCGATCTCCTCGTTAGGAACGCCGGTGTATCGACGCCGGCGAGATTTTTGTTTTTTGGGATGTCCCCGACCGCTTACGACCCTACCTCCCCGGCTGCCCGCGAGTGACATCCTGCGCAGCCGTGCGAGCCCGGAAAGTGAGGGAAAACGGCCGACGGCCCGTGCCTA
This is a stretch of genomic DNA from Streptomyces sp. R44. It encodes these proteins:
- the gap gene encoding type I glyceraldehyde-3-phosphate dehydrogenase, producing MTIRVGINGFGRIGRNYFRALLEQGADIEIVAVNDLGDTATTAHLLKYDTILGRLKAEVTHTADTITVDGHTIKVLSERDPADIPWGDLGVDIVIESTGIFTKKADAAKHLAGGAKKVLISAPATDEDITIVMGVNQDKYDAAQHDVISNASCTTNCVAPMAKVLDENFGIVKGLMTTVHAYTNDQRILDFPHKDLRRARAAAENIIPTTTGAAKATALVLPQLKGKLDGIAMRVPVPTGSATDLVVTLDREVTKDEVNAAFKKAAEDGDLKGILFYTEDPIVSSDIVSDPASCTFDASLTMVQEGNTVKILGWYDNEWGYSNRLVDLTVFVGGQL